The following are encoded together in the Glycine max cultivar Williams 82 chromosome 8, Glycine_max_v4.0, whole genome shotgun sequence genome:
- the LOC100797336 gene encoding DELLA protein 2, whose product MKREREQLGSIAGTSSCGYSSGKSNLWEEEGGMDELLAVVGYKVRSSDMAEVAQKLERLEEAMGNVQDDLPEISNDVVHYNPSDISNWLETMLSNFDPLPSEEPEKDSASSDYDLKAIPGKAIYGASDALPNPKRVKADESRRAVVVVDSQENGIRLVHSLMACAEAVENNNLAVAEALVKQIGFLAVSQVGAMRKVAIYFAEALARRIYRVFPLQHSLSDSLQIHFYETCPYLKFAHFTANQVILEAFQGKNRVHVIDFGINQGMQWPALMQALAVRTGGPPVFRLTGIGPPAADNSDHLQEVGWKLAQLAEEINVQFEYRGFVANSLADLDASMLDLREGEAVAVNSVFEFHKLLARPGAVEKVLSVVRQIRPEIVTVVEQEANHNRLSFVDRFTESLHYYSTLFDSLEGSPVNPNDKAMSEVYLGKQICNVVACEGMDRVERHETLNQWRNRFVSTGFSSVHLGSNAYKQASMLLALFAGGDGYRVEENNGCLMLGWHTRPLIATSAWQLAATR is encoded by the coding sequence ATGAAGAGGGAACGCGAGCAGCTTGGTTCCATCGCAGGGACCTCAAGCTGCGGTTATTCAAGCGGAAAATCGAATCTTTGGGAGGAAGAAGGAGGCATGGACGAGCTTCTTGCGGTGGTGGGTTACAAGGTTAGGTCATCGGACATGGCGGAAGTGGCGCAGAAGCTTGAGCGTCTCGAAGAAGCCATGGGAAATGTCCAAGATGACCTCCCGGAGATTTCAAACGACGTCGTTCATTACAACCCTTCCGACATCTCCAACTGGCTCGAAACCATGCTTTCTAATTTTGACCCTCTCCCCTCCGAAGAGCCGGAAAAGGACTCCGCCTCGTCGGACTACGATCTTAAGGCTATTCCGGGGAAAGCAATTTATGGAGCTAGCGACGCGCTACCAAACCCTAAGCGCGTGAAAGCCGACGAGTCAAGGCGCGCGGTGGTGGTCGTTGACTCGCAGGAGAACGGGATCCGCCTCGTGCACAGCCTCATGGCGTGCGCGGAGGCCGTGGAGAACAACAACCTCGCCGTGGCGGAGGCGCTGGTGAAGCAGATCGGCTTCCTCGCTGTGTCGCAGGTTGGAGCTATGAGGAAAGTCGCAATCTACTTCGCCGAAGCGCTCGCGAGGCGAATCTACAGAGTCTTCCCTCTGCAACACTCTCTCTCCGATTCTCTTCAGATTCACTTCTACGAAACCTGTCCATACCTCAAGTTCGCACACTTCACCGCGAACCAGGTTATCCTCGAAGCGTTCCAAGGAAAGAACCGCGTTCACGTGATTGATTTCGGTATCAACCAGGGGATGCAGTGGCCGGCGCTGATGCAAGCCCTAGCGGTTCGCACCGGCGGTCCTCCGGTTTTCCGACTCACCGGAATCGGGCCGCCGGCGGCGGACAACTCCGACCACCTCCAGGAGGTAGGGTGGAAGCTCGCGCAGCTGGCGGAGGAGATCAACGTGCAGTTCGAGTACCGTGGCTTCGTCGCGAACAGCCTCGCCGATCTCGACGCCTCCATGCTCGATCTCCGGGAAGGCGAAGCCGTCGCTGTGAACTCTGTCTTCGAGTTTCACAAGCTCCTCGCCCGCCCCGGCGCGGTGGAGAAAGTACTCTCCGTCGTACGGCAGATTCGGCCGGAGATTGTCACCGTCGTCGAGCAAGAAGCGAACCACAACAGACTGAGTTTTGTCGACCGGTTCACGGAGTCACTGCACTATTATTCAACCCTATTCGACTCGCTGGAGGGTTCGCCTGTGAACCCTAACGATAAGGCCATGTCGGAGGTTTACTTAGGGAAGCAAATCTGCAACGTGGTGGCGTGCGAGGGAATGGACCGCGTGGAAAGGCACGAGACGCTGAACCAGTGGCGGAACCGGTTCGTTTCGACCGGATTTTCTTCGGTTCACTTGGGTTCGAACGCGTACAAGCAGGCCAGCATGTTGCTCGCGCTTTTTGCGGGTGGGGATGGG